In Rissa tridactyla isolate bRisTri1 chromosome 23, bRisTri1.patW.cur.20221130, whole genome shotgun sequence, the following are encoded in one genomic region:
- the CFAP141 gene encoding cilia- and flagella-associated protein 141 codes for MAQPSSQTPVLRREEVLAKGSACTRLLESCGQVAVEHPRCWERIWAAALRQRMESELHLASKEQMAVRPGVGPAWLGAPWAVRDGCPPHPAPVPHPVGPARGTVGFSPGSCARQVRRAALHRLLQDEHQQHQWELHRLGKAFYVERL; via the exons ATGGCACAGCCAAGCAGCCAGACCCCTGTGCTGCGGCGGGAGGAg GTCCTGGCGAAGGGCAGCGCCTGCACGAGGTTGCTGGAGAG CTGTGGGCAGGTGGCCGTTGAGCACCCGCGGTGTTGGGAGAGGATCTGGGCCGCGGCGCTGCGGCAGCGCATGGAGTCGGAGCTGCACCTCGCCAGCAAGGAGCAGATGGCGGTGAGGCCGGGCGTGGGTCCGGCGTGGCTGGGTGCACCCTGGGCTGTGAGGGATGGGTGTCCCCCTCATCCCGCTCCGGTACCGCATCCCGTGGGACCAGCCAGGGGGACAGTGGGGTTCAGCCCCGGCTCCTGTGCCCGGCAGGTCCGCCGAGCCGCCCTGCACCGGCTCCTCCAGGAtgagcaccagcagcaccagtgGGAGCTGCACCGGCTCGGGAAAGCCTTCTACGTGGAGCGGCTGTGA